The genomic DNA CGTTCGGCGACCGGGCAACCGATCACCACGTACACCTCCCATTTCCATGGCCCGCGGCCGGGCTGCGAACTGCATATCGTGCTTGTCGACAACGGCCGCAGCCGGATCCGCGATAGCGATGAATTCCGATCGGCGCTCGGATGCATCCGCTGCGGCGCGTGCATGAACACCTGCCCCGTCTTTCGTCGCAGTGGCGGACACAGCTACGACGCGGTCGTTCCGGGCCCGATCGGTTCGGTCCTGTCGCCGGCCGCCGATACGAAACAGCATCGCAGTCTGCCGTATGCGTGCAGTTTGTGTGGGTCCTGCACCGATGTTTGTCCCGTCAAAATTCCGCTGCACCATCAACTGCTCACCTGGCGTCAACAGATCGCATCCCAGGGACTGTTGCCGGTCAGCAAGACCGCGGCGATGCGAGCTGGCAGCATGTTGTTCCAGCATCCGCGGATCTACGCTTTGGCCGGAGCGCTCGGCCGCCGCGCGTTGCGTTGGTTGCCGAAGAGTTGGATCTACAATCGCGCCAACCCGTGGGGACTGGATCGCGATCTCCCCGAGCCGCCGGTGGAGAGTTTCCGTTCGTGGTGGCAGACCAATCGCCAAGGGACTTCGGTCGACGAGGGGATGAAATCCAAGGGAGCGAAAAATGGGAAGTAAAGCACGCGACAGCCGACAAGCGATCCTCGACCGATTGCGCAGCCGCGAGGTGACGCCAGTCGAATTGCCCGCGATCTTTGGCGACGATTCGATCAGCCAAGTTGCGATCGGCTTCGACGATCCGCCGACGCAGTTTGCCGGAACCGTCGAAGCGGTCGGTGGATTGTGCCTGCAGGTCGGATCGATGCAGGAGGCGCTGAACAAGCTGGAACAGGACGAGGTCTACCGCGACGCGGCGCGACGCTGTTCGCTGGTCGGCGACGAGATCCCCGGCAACGTCAACTTGCAAGAGATCGAAGACCCGCACGAATTGAGCAGTCTCGATTTCCTGATCGCTCGAGCCGAGTTTGGCGTCGCAGAAAACGGGGCGATGTGGATCACCGACCGCGACATCCGGCATCGCGCTTCGCTGTTCATCACTCAACACTTGGCGTTGGTCGTCTCGCGGCAATCGATCATCAGCAACATGCACCAA from Rosistilla carotiformis includes the following:
- a CDS encoding LutC/YkgG family protein — encoded protein: MGSKARDSRQAILDRLRSREVTPVELPAIFGDDSISQVAIGFDDPPTQFAGTVEAVGGLCLQVGSMQEALNKLEQDEVYRDAARRCSLVGDEIPGNVNLQEIEDPHELSSLDFLIARAEFGVAENGAMWITDRDIRHRASLFITQHLALVVSRQSIISNMHQAYERIGQPETPFGVFIAGPSKTADIEQSLVLGAHGCRTLTVFLVDEPA